A region of Halosolutus amylolyticus DNA encodes the following proteins:
- a CDS encoding ABC transporter ATP-binding protein, which produces MAVDDTEASRVRIDDVGKRYESEQGPVQALADVSFEVEPGEFVCLVGPSGSGKTTLFRVVAGLESPTSGTVFLDGTPVRDPNPDMGIVFQEYHLFPWRTVRGNVAFGLEQTDVSSDERDRRVQHLVDLVGLGGFEDSYPKALSGGMKQRVALARALAVDPALLLMDEPFGAVDAQTKAMLQTELLDIWGQTGKTVLFVTHDVEEAVKLADRIVVMADDPGRVREIVEVDLPRPRSRADEAFGEHYERVLDLIRA; this is translated from the coding sequence GTGGCGGTAGACGACACCGAGGCGTCCCGCGTCCGGATCGACGATGTCGGGAAGCGGTACGAGAGCGAACAGGGACCGGTCCAGGCCCTGGCGGACGTCTCGTTCGAGGTCGAACCCGGCGAGTTCGTCTGTCTCGTCGGTCCCTCCGGTTCCGGCAAGACGACGCTGTTTCGCGTCGTCGCCGGCCTCGAGTCGCCGACGTCGGGGACCGTCTTCCTCGACGGGACGCCGGTCAGGGATCCGAACCCCGACATGGGAATCGTGTTCCAGGAGTACCACCTGTTCCCGTGGCGGACGGTTCGGGGAAACGTCGCCTTCGGACTCGAGCAGACGGACGTCTCGTCGGACGAACGGGATCGGCGCGTCCAGCATCTCGTCGATCTCGTCGGCCTGGGCGGGTTCGAGGACAGTTACCCGAAGGCACTCTCCGGTGGGATGAAACAACGCGTCGCACTCGCGCGGGCGCTGGCCGTCGATCCCGCGCTCCTCCTGATGGACGAACCGTTCGGTGCCGTCGACGCGCAGACGAAGGCGATGCTCCAGACCGAACTCCTCGATATCTGGGGACAGACGGGCAAAACGGTCCTGTTCGTCACCCACGACGTCGAAGAAGCCGTGAAACTCGCGGACCGAATCGTCGTGATGGCGGACGATCCGGGTCGCGTCCGCGAAATCGTCGAGGTCGATCTGCCCCGGCCTCGATCGCGCGCCGACGAGGCGTTCGGCGAGCACTACGAGC
- a CDS encoding ABC transporter permease: MATDVTQGTDVSNETDVSQDVDRSNAERGLPFVTIDRRRLLFGAGGVAAFVALWWLGSLVQPSYVLPSPIAVAETFAAEAASGDLTAALGQSVRHWFPGAVVGTGLGIGVGIALAWSSILDDVSSPVVRVLRPVPPLGLVGFAIAWFGINHAGAAFIIAVGAFWINFYAAYGAVEGVSDDLLDVARSLGVQGDLALVRSVVVPAASPEILTGVRTGIGRSWMLVVAAEIFGVPGIGREILRASNNLQVDVVITYILVLSLVFLVVDTAFRAAQRRVLAWR; this comes from the coding sequence ATGGCAACTGACGTAACACAGGGAACTGACGTTTCGAACGAGACCGACGTTTCGCAGGACGTCGATCGGTCGAACGCGGAGCGCGGGCTACCGTTCGTGACGATCGACCGCCGGCGCCTCCTGTTCGGTGCGGGGGGTGTCGCCGCGTTCGTCGCGCTCTGGTGGCTCGGTTCGCTCGTCCAGCCGTCGTACGTCCTGCCGTCGCCGATCGCCGTCGCCGAGACGTTCGCTGCGGAGGCCGCGAGCGGCGACCTGACCGCCGCGCTGGGACAGAGCGTCCGCCACTGGTTCCCGGGTGCCGTCGTCGGGACGGGCCTCGGGATCGGCGTCGGCATCGCACTGGCGTGGAGTTCGATCCTCGACGACGTCTCGTCGCCGGTCGTTCGCGTGCTCCGGCCGGTGCCGCCGCTCGGGCTGGTCGGCTTCGCGATCGCGTGGTTCGGCATCAACCACGCCGGGGCGGCGTTCATCATCGCTGTCGGCGCGTTCTGGATCAACTTCTACGCCGCCTACGGCGCCGTCGAGGGGGTGTCGGACGACCTGCTCGACGTCGCGCGTAGCCTCGGCGTCCAGGGCGACCTCGCGCTCGTCCGATCGGTGGTCGTGCCGGCCGCGTCGCCGGAGATCCTGACCGGCGTCCGGACGGGAATCGGCCGATCGTGGATGCTCGTCGTCGCCGCCGAAATCTTCGGCGTTCCCGGGATCGGCCGGGAAATCCTGCGTGCGTCGAACAACCTGCAGGTCGACGTGGTGATCACGTACATCCTCGTGTTGAGTCTCGTCTTCCTCGTCGTCGACACCGCGTTCCGCGCGGCCCAACGGAGGGTTCTGGCGTGGCGGTAG
- a CDS encoding ABC transporter substrate-binding protein, producing MTDDSISLSRRGYLAGTSAVGTAAVAGCFASRSNELTVAHMPIFPDLQYFVMESEGYLSELDAEIDSKEFTDGPAIVQAFGGGEIDVAMFGIVPAMIVIDRGIPAQVTATNIKEPMAIMAHEEFRTLWDDHGADAFEVWEDERGEKFRFGTFPQGSVPDVLLRYWLREEVGVDPDEAVEITEIGGANAVFQAIANGEIDGTSIMEPVPTRAETEGLPIQTFRTSAEIMPGQPAAVTLMTDEVRDSEVASQFLDQHVRATEFIHENPAETADIVEEGIGMPAEQAQQALDGPLANFVTDPREIENGTEIFASFAHENGQIDEELSIESIFDYDPYDDR from the coding sequence GTGACTGACGACTCGATTTCTCTCTCACGACGGGGGTATCTCGCGGGAACGAGCGCTGTCGGAACGGCGGCCGTCGCCGGCTGCTTCGCCAGCCGATCGAACGAACTCACGGTCGCGCACATGCCGATCTTTCCCGATCTGCAATACTTCGTGATGGAGTCCGAGGGCTACCTCTCGGAACTCGACGCCGAGATCGACAGCAAGGAGTTCACCGACGGCCCGGCGATCGTCCAGGCGTTCGGCGGCGGCGAGATCGACGTCGCGATGTTCGGCATCGTGCCGGCGATGATCGTCATCGATCGCGGGATTCCAGCGCAGGTGACCGCGACGAACATCAAGGAGCCGATGGCGATCATGGCCCACGAGGAGTTCCGGACGCTGTGGGACGACCACGGGGCCGACGCCTTCGAGGTCTGGGAAGACGAGCGCGGGGAGAAGTTCCGGTTCGGAACCTTTCCACAGGGATCGGTCCCCGACGTTCTGCTTCGCTACTGGCTCCGCGAGGAAGTCGGTGTCGACCCCGACGAGGCCGTCGAGATTACCGAGATCGGTGGCGCGAACGCGGTGTTCCAGGCGATCGCGAACGGCGAAATCGACGGCACCTCGATCATGGAACCGGTACCCACTCGCGCCGAGACGGAGGGGCTTCCGATCCAGACGTTCCGGACGTCCGCCGAGATCATGCCCGGACAGCCCGCCGCCGTCACGCTGATGACCGACGAGGTGCGCGACTCCGAGGTCGCCTCGCAGTTTCTCGATCAACACGTCCGTGCGACGGAGTTCATCCACGAGAACCCGGCCGAGACGGCCGACATCGTCGAGGAGGGGATCGGAATGCCCGCCGAACAGGCCCAGCAGGCGCTCGACGGCCCGCTCGCGAACTTCGTCACCGATCCCCGGGAGATCGAGAACGGGACGGAGATCTTCGCGTCGTTCGCACACGAGAACGGCCAGATCGACGAGGAACTGTCGATCGAGAGTATCTTCGACTACGACCCCTACGACGATCGCTAG
- a CDS encoding uracil-DNA glycosylase, with protein MGEMEDLRVTACTRCPDLVDCRSRIVNGTGPDDADVLFVGEGPGANEDEQGEPFVGRSGTVLDDQLRAVGLDRETVRITNCVRCRPPENRDPTTEELENCREYLEREIDLLDPDVIVTLGKVPSEHLLDRSVAVTKEAGDVVDVRIEGTPRRVLICVHPAATLYDRSQEETFATTLQRAADLAGVDGSDNGGGQTRLDGF; from the coding sequence ATGGGAGAGATGGAAGATCTCCGGGTTACCGCCTGCACCCGGTGTCCGGACCTCGTCGACTGCCGGAGTCGGATCGTCAACGGCACCGGTCCCGACGACGCCGACGTCCTGTTCGTCGGCGAAGGGCCGGGCGCGAACGAGGACGAGCAGGGCGAACCGTTCGTCGGCCGGAGCGGCACCGTTCTGGACGACCAGTTGCGGGCCGTCGGCCTCGATCGGGAGACCGTTCGGATCACGAACTGCGTTCGGTGTCGGCCGCCCGAGAACCGCGACCCGACGACCGAGGAACTCGAGAACTGCCGGGAGTACCTGGAGCGGGAGATCGACCTGCTCGACCCGGACGTGATCGTCACGCTGGGGAAGGTACCCAGCGAACACCTGCTCGATCGATCGGTCGCGGTGACCAAGGAGGCCGGCGACGTCGTCGACGTCCGGATCGAGGGGACGCCGCGGCGCGTGTTGATCTGCGTCCACCCGGCGGCGACGCTGTACGATCGGAGCCAGGAGGAGACCTTCGCGACGACCCTCCAGCGGGCGGCGGACCTCGCTGGCGTCGACGGCAGCGACAACGGGGGCGGACAGACCCGACTCGACGGGTTTTGA
- a CDS encoding bacterio-opsin activator domain-containing protein, with amino-acid sequence MSVILEYTIENEEFTLGEVLSGPPHMRIELERIVPTGTSVVPFLWVTGDDFETFEQKVTAHEFVDDILALDKVEDSTLYRVRWRGRHNDLIQGITEADGTILEGYADDKWYFRLRFPDHDALSRFHNFCTDLGISIHIVRTYTETDRTESVKQFDLSQEQREALIVGLRMGYFDTPSEANLDELADELEISQQATSDRIRRGTKQVLTEALLASATDFE; translated from the coding sequence ATGAGCGTTATCCTCGAATACACAATTGAGAACGAAGAGTTCACGCTCGGGGAAGTACTGTCTGGGCCGCCTCACATGCGAATCGAACTCGAACGGATCGTGCCCACAGGAACCTCCGTCGTGCCCTTCTTGTGGGTAACGGGAGACGATTTCGAGACCTTCGAACAAAAAGTAACTGCGCACGAGTTCGTTGATGATATTCTCGCGCTCGACAAAGTAGAGGATAGCACGCTCTATCGAGTGAGATGGCGCGGGCGACACAACGACCTCATCCAGGGGATCACGGAGGCTGATGGGACGATTTTAGAGGGGTATGCCGATGACAAGTGGTATTTCCGACTCCGATTTCCCGACCACGATGCGCTCTCACGGTTCCACAACTTCTGTACCGACCTCGGAATATCGATTCACATTGTACGAACGTATACGGAAACCGACCGAACTGAGAGCGTCAAGCAGTTCGACCTCTCTCAGGAACAGCGTGAGGCACTCATCGTGGGGCTTCGGATGGGGTACTTCGATACGCCGAGTGAAGCAAACTTGGACGAGCTCGCCGACGAACTGGAGATTTCGCAACAGGCCACCTCTGATCGGATTCGGCGGGGAACGAAACAAGTCCTCACCGAGGCGTTGCTGGCGAGCGCGACAGACTTCGAGTGA
- a CDS encoding DUF7344 domain-containing protein has product MSERTINFDAVLDLCRNRQRRIVLAVLTDQQRPLTLRDLVEVVIKHNHHLSATAVSGDELSQVRLSLHHEHIPTLEAASVIDYDRDRGLVEPTERFDELQPSLSAVIEADPKLELPVEL; this is encoded by the coding sequence ATGAGCGAACGCACCATCAATTTCGACGCGGTTCTCGACCTGTGTCGAAATCGACAACGTCGCATCGTCCTTGCGGTCCTCACAGACCAGCAACGGCCGTTAACGCTGAGGGACCTCGTGGAGGTGGTTATCAAACACAATCATCACCTCTCGGCTACAGCGGTTTCTGGAGACGAGTTATCGCAGGTTCGGCTCTCGCTGCATCACGAACATATTCCGACACTGGAAGCGGCGTCGGTTATCGACTACGATCGAGACCGGGGACTGGTGGAACCGACGGAGCGGTTTGACGAATTGCAACCCTCTCTGTCGGCCGTCATCGAAGCCGATCCCAAACTCGAACTACCGGTCGAATTGTGA
- a CDS encoding amphi-Trp domain-containing protein, with amino-acid sequence MPEEELFKTEEAVPRTEIAEALRDTADQIESGDVTLVNDAEEQTVTVPERPRFEVELERLTDSETGEQRYELEYEIRWTK; translated from the coding sequence ATGCCCGAAGAAGAGCTATTCAAAACCGAGGAAGCGGTTCCGAGAACCGAGATTGCTGAAGCGTTACGCGATACTGCAGATCAGATCGAATCTGGAGATGTCACGCTAGTTAACGACGCAGAAGAGCAGACCGTGACTGTGCCGGAACGTCCTCGATTCGAAGTCGAACTCGAACGACTCACGGATTCAGAAACCGGCGAACAACGGTACGAACTCGAATACGAGATTAGGTGGACGAAATAG
- a CDS encoding DUF99 family protein: protein MKPGVRALGVAESFRGDDASADRSTFAGAVVRRDRVVDGLGYAACTVGGTDATTAVESLVDDLGRPDVRYVLLGAVAPAWYNVFDLSRIHEAAQRPVLAVTFEASDGLEAGLRDAFSGPELRERLDLYRSLPDRRAVSVDDETVYVRHVGCDAAEAAAIVRAFTPEGGRPEPLRVARLAARAGDEYAADRE, encoded by the coding sequence ATGAAGCCCGGGGTACGGGCGCTGGGCGTCGCCGAATCGTTTCGCGGTGACGACGCGAGTGCCGATCGAAGCACGTTCGCGGGTGCCGTCGTCCGTCGCGATCGCGTCGTCGATGGGCTGGGGTACGCGGCGTGTACCGTCGGCGGCACGGACGCGACGACGGCAGTCGAGTCGTTGGTCGACGACCTCGGTCGACCGGACGTCCGGTACGTCCTGCTCGGCGCCGTCGCCCCGGCGTGGTACAACGTATTCGATCTTTCGCGGATCCACGAGGCCGCCCAGCGACCGGTCCTCGCCGTGACCTTCGAGGCGAGCGACGGCCTCGAGGCTGGTCTCAGGGACGCGTTTTCCGGACCCGAACTCCGGGAGCGGCTGGACCTGTACCGATCGTTGCCCGATCGCCGCGCGGTGTCGGTCGACGACGAGACCGTCTACGTCAGGCACGTCGGTTGCGACGCCGCGGAAGCGGCCGCGATCGTGCGGGCGTTCACGCCCGAGGGTGGCAGGCCGGAACCGCTCCGCGTCGCTCGGCTGGCGGCACGGGCCGGTGACGAGTACGCCGCCGATCGGGAGTGA
- a CDS encoding DUF5786 family protein, protein MGFGSYDESEQQEVDADFDDDDAVQSSENSHDGSIEFENGASSDELLDRLKEIKDDG, encoded by the coding sequence ATGGGATTCGGGAGCTACGACGAATCCGAGCAACAGGAGGTCGACGCTGATTTTGACGACGACGACGCGGTACAATCCTCGGAGAACAGTCACGACGGCTCGATCGAGTTCGAGAACGGTGCCTCGAGCGACGAACTCCTCGATCGGCTCAAGGAGATCAAAGACGACGGTTGA
- a CDS encoding MBL fold metallo-hydrolase — protein sequence MEVHHVTEDAETFTCNAFLVVGDRTTLVDAGAWDGVVDEIHSHTDDVDDVVMTHQHGDHVAQLEAVAETFDPDVYAYADHPTRTQAIDDGDTVPIGDEEFDVVYTPGHADDHVSFVSETTLFSGDVVVHDDGAFDYGSFGRTDMAGQSRERLIESVEDLLDRLPDGVEHMYAGHGGVFHGDVRDVVETALERAEKREPKYPDE from the coding sequence ATGGAGGTCCATCACGTCACCGAGGACGCGGAGACGTTCACCTGTAACGCCTTCCTGGTCGTGGGCGATCGAACGACGCTCGTAGACGCCGGCGCGTGGGACGGAGTCGTCGACGAGATTCACAGCCACACCGACGACGTGGACGACGTGGTGATGACCCACCAGCACGGCGACCACGTCGCACAGCTCGAGGCCGTGGCCGAGACGTTCGACCCGGACGTCTACGCCTACGCTGACCACCCGACGCGAACCCAGGCGATCGACGACGGGGACACTGTCCCGATCGGCGACGAGGAGTTCGACGTGGTGTACACGCCGGGTCACGCGGACGATCACGTCTCCTTCGTCTCCGAGACGACGCTGTTCTCCGGCGACGTGGTCGTCCACGACGACGGCGCCTTCGACTACGGCAGCTTCGGCCGGACGGACATGGCCGGCCAGTCCCGCGAGCGACTCATCGAGAGCGTCGAGGACCTGCTCGATCGCCTGCCTGACGGGGTCGAACACATGTACGCCGGCCACGGCGGCGTCTTCCACGGCGACGTTCGCGACGTGGTCGAGACGGCGCTGGAGCGAGCGGAGAAGCGCGAACCGAAGTATCCGGACGAGTAG
- a CDS encoding 50S ribosomal protein L40e produces the protein MPKFDAAEKRSLEKMICMRCNARNPKRADNCRKCGYGNLRPKAKEPRAA, from the coding sequence ATGCCCAAGTTCGACGCTGCCGAAAAGCGCTCCCTCGAGAAGATGATCTGCATGCGCTGTAACGCTCGCAACCCAAAGCGAGCCGACAACTGCCGGAAGTGCGGCTACGGGAACCTCCGCCCCAAGGCGAAGGAACCCCGCGCCGCATAA
- a CDS encoding DUF367 family protein, producing MECHVYYEGDDDPDKCTARRLERFDEAILHRSMGQVPYGVVLNPHAEQALSPADAEEGLGTLVALDCSWESAGEAAFRMNGIHRALPFLVAANPVNYGRPFRLTTVEALAAACCIFGERDRAEELLEPFRWGETFLTLNEEPLRRYSECADSSEVVAVQEDYLADE from the coding sequence GTGGAGTGTCACGTCTACTACGAGGGCGACGACGATCCCGACAAGTGCACCGCCCGCCGCCTCGAGCGGTTCGACGAGGCGATCCTCCACCGGTCTATGGGCCAGGTTCCCTACGGCGTCGTCCTCAACCCCCACGCCGAACAGGCGCTCTCGCCGGCCGACGCCGAGGAGGGGCTCGGCACGCTGGTCGCGCTGGACTGTTCGTGGGAGTCCGCGGGCGAAGCCGCCTTCCGGATGAACGGCATCCACCGGGCGCTCCCCTTCCTCGTCGCCGCGAACCCCGTCAACTACGGCCGCCCGTTCCGGCTGACGACGGTCGAAGCGCTCGCCGCCGCGTGCTGTATCTTCGGCGAGCGCGATCGGGCCGAAGAACTGCTCGAACCGTTCCGCTGGGGCGAGACCTTTCTGACGCTCAACGAGGAACCGCTCCGTCGCTACAGTGAGTGTGCGGACTCGAGCGAGGTCGTCGCCGTCCAGGAGGACTATCTCGCGGACGAGTGA
- a CDS encoding Rieske (2Fe-2S) protein, which translates to MATTDDFHELAPLSDLEAAGRTQVSIDGTPLAAFYHEGEVRVVDNRCPHMGFPLSEGTVDEGILTCHWHHARFELSCGDTFDPWADDVRTYPTEIRDGVVYVNPNPARDRPPAEHWTDRLETGLEENLRLVAAKSSIGLLDAGVDYREPMAVTLEFGTRYRDSGWGRGLTILGCLANVMADLDPEDRKRALYTGVRHVADDCASEPPHFDQPSFSTSEVDFDRLKSWFRDCVEVRDADGAERCLRTAVASGYSEAEIADLLVAAATDHPYLSTGHVLDFANTALESLDHVGWATADDTLAALVEPLVTATRSDEQSAWRQPIDLVALLEDVYGGDVTETSGLADLVAEGAEPRDETAWTPPEDFQATLLGDDPEAIVDALAGAIRSGATTEALAGEVAHAAATRVAQFGTANEFSDWDTVHHTFTYANAVHGFARRTDAIECYRGVFDAALNVYLDRFLNTPPAPIPDPGEHESDRDPDAVLETLLETFDREGAVNEAGRLVAEFLDCGGDPAALKRTLGRGLLREDAGFHTLQNVEAAFRQFELAESSVSTGEDTQIEHERRRRVPLIATARYMAAHFPTRREADQTFTIAQRLNRGETIHEG; encoded by the coding sequence ATGGCGACGACGGACGATTTCCACGAACTCGCACCGCTTTCGGATCTCGAGGCGGCTGGCCGCACGCAGGTTTCGATCGACGGGACGCCGCTGGCCGCCTTCTACCACGAGGGTGAGGTCCGGGTCGTCGACAACCGGTGCCCGCACATGGGGTTTCCCCTCTCGGAGGGGACCGTCGACGAGGGAATCCTCACCTGTCACTGGCACCACGCGCGATTCGAACTCTCCTGTGGCGATACGTTCGACCCCTGGGCCGACGACGTCCGGACGTACCCGACCGAGATCCGCGACGGCGTCGTTTACGTGAACCCGAACCCGGCGCGCGACCGGCCGCCAGCCGAGCACTGGACCGATCGCCTCGAGACCGGTCTCGAGGAGAACCTCCGCCTCGTCGCCGCGAAGTCGTCGATCGGCCTGCTCGACGCCGGCGTCGACTACCGGGAGCCGATGGCGGTGACGCTCGAATTCGGCACCCGGTATCGCGATTCGGGCTGGGGCCGCGGGCTGACAATCCTCGGCTGCCTGGCGAACGTGATGGCGGATCTCGATCCCGAGGATCGAAAGCGGGCGCTGTACACCGGCGTTCGCCACGTCGCCGACGACTGCGCCAGTGAACCGCCGCACTTCGACCAGCCGTCGTTCTCGACGAGCGAGGTCGACTTCGATCGGCTGAAGTCGTGGTTCCGCGACTGCGTCGAGGTTCGCGACGCCGACGGTGCCGAACGCTGTCTTCGCACCGCCGTCGCGTCGGGCTACTCGGAGGCCGAGATTGCGGACCTGCTCGTCGCCGCGGCGACCGACCACCCGTATCTCTCGACCGGGCACGTGCTCGACTTCGCGAACACGGCCCTCGAGAGCCTCGACCACGTGGGCTGGGCAACCGCCGACGACACCCTGGCGGCACTGGTCGAACCCCTGGTCACGGCGACCCGGAGCGACGAGCAGTCCGCGTGGCGACAGCCGATCGATCTCGTCGCCCTGCTCGAGGACGTCTACGGCGGCGACGTCACCGAGACGAGCGGCCTCGCGGACCTCGTGGCGGAGGGAGCGGAGCCGAGGGACGAGACGGCGTGGACGCCGCCGGAAGATTTCCAGGCAACCTTGCTCGGCGACGACCCCGAGGCGATCGTCGACGCGCTCGCGGGCGCGATCCGATCGGGGGCGACGACCGAGGCCCTCGCCGGCGAGGTGGCCCATGCCGCCGCGACCCGCGTCGCCCAGTTCGGGACGGCGAACGAGTTCTCCGACTGGGACACCGTCCATCACACGTTCACCTACGCGAACGCGGTTCACGGCTTCGCCCGCCGAACCGACGCGATCGAGTGCTACCGTGGCGTCTTCGACGCGGCCCTCAACGTCTACCTCGATCGGTTCCTCAACACGCCGCCAGCGCCGATCCCCGACCCCGGCGAGCACGAGAGCGATCGCGATCCCGACGCGGTGCTCGAGACCCTCCTCGAGACGTTCGACAGGGAGGGCGCGGTGAACGAAGCGGGCCGACTCGTGGCCGAGTTCCTCGACTGTGGCGGCGATCCCGCGGCCCTGAAGCGCACGCTCGGTCGCGGTCTCCTGCGCGAGGACGCCGGCTTCCACACGCTCCAGAACGTCGAGGCGGCGTTCCGGCAGTTCGAGCTGGCTGAATCGTCGGTATCCACCGGCGAGGACACGCAGATCGAACACGAGCGTCGCCGCCGCGTGCCGCTGATCGCGACCGCCCGCTACATGGCCGCCCACTTCCCGACGCGTCGCGAGGCGGACCAGACGTTCACGATCGCCCAGCGGCTCAACCGCGGGGAGACGATCCACGAAGGGTGA
- a CDS encoding redoxin domain-containing protein, which translates to MLEPGESAPTFERPAAVDGEVRRATFDELVGDTAVVVVVFYPADFSPVCTDELCSLRDFDLFGLQPDVSIVGVSTDSAYSHRAFAERNDLDFPLVSDGDGSIADAYGVLEDEALDGHRTVASRSVFVLDADRTVRYAWAADERGELPDLEAVRSAIESASDDETAVERYRVAHRWYHEGLEAYTQGHTAFVEADWLSAAASFEQAVDPLTEAIEAFDAARRYATDERVREAATTANEQATDRRNAAKWYAEAARRYGKGDVETGDDYRADADRPHAAVDRRDEPAHPDALVDLLAE; encoded by the coding sequence ATGCTCGAACCGGGAGAGAGTGCGCCGACGTTCGAACGGCCCGCGGCCGTCGACGGCGAAGTTCGGCGCGCGACGTTCGACGAACTGGTCGGGGATACGGCCGTCGTGGTCGTCGTGTTTTACCCGGCCGATTTCAGCCCCGTCTGTACCGACGAACTCTGTTCGCTTCGCGACTTCGATCTGTTCGGCCTGCAGCCGGACGTGTCGATCGTCGGGGTTTCGACCGACTCGGCCTACAGTCACCGCGCCTTCGCCGAGCGAAACGATCTCGACTTCCCGCTCGTCTCCGACGGCGACGGGTCGATCGCCGACGCCTACGGCGTCCTCGAGGACGAAGCCCTGGACGGCCATCGAACCGTCGCCAGCCGATCGGTGTTCGTCCTCGACGCCGATCGAACCGTGCGATACGCGTGGGCGGCCGACGAGCGGGGCGAACTGCCCGATCTCGAGGCGGTTCGATCGGCGATCGAGTCGGCCTCCGACGACGAGACCGCGGTCGAGCGCTACCGGGTCGCCCACCGCTGGTACCACGAGGGCCTGGAGGCGTACACCCAGGGCCACACCGCGTTCGTCGAGGCGGACTGGCTGTCCGCCGCCGCGTCCTTCGAGCAGGCGGTCGACCCGCTCACGGAGGCGATCGAGGCGTTCGACGCGGCCCGGCGATACGCCACGGACGAGCGCGTCCGCGAGGCGGCGACGACGGCCAACGAACAGGCGACCGATCGGCGCAACGCCGCGAAGTGGTACGCGGAGGCGGCCAGACGGTACGGGAAAGGCGACGTCGAGACGGGCGACGACTACCGCGCCGACGCCGATCGGCCCCACGCCGCCGTCGACCGCCGGGACGAACCGGCCCATCCGGACGCCCTGGTCGATCTCCTCGCGGAGTGA
- a CDS encoding nuclear transport factor 2 family protein, with product MATDAARLVRRYYDALDDHDYETLADVLAPDFAQRRPDRTFESRAAFVRFMRDERPNPETRHELDAIVADDGRAAVRGRVIEESATDGDGERRALFEFADFFELEGDRIGRLETYSR from the coding sequence ATGGCCACCGACGCAGCGCGGCTCGTCCGACGCTACTACGACGCACTCGACGATCACGACTACGAGACGCTCGCGGACGTGCTCGCGCCCGATTTCGCCCAGCGCCGGCCCGATCGGACCTTCGAGAGCCGTGCGGCGTTCGTCCGGTTCATGCGCGACGAGCGGCCGAACCCGGAGACCCGTCACGAACTGGACGCGATCGTCGCGGACGACGGGCGAGCGGCGGTCCGCGGCCGCGTGATCGAGGAGAGCGCGACGGACGGCGACGGCGAGCGCCGCGCCCTGTTCGAGTTCGCCGACTTCTTCGAACTCGAGGGCGATCGGATCGGCAGGCTCGAGACGTACTCCCGGTGA